Proteins encoded in a region of the Pseudomonas viciae genome:
- a CDS encoding TetR family transcriptional regulator, with amino-acid sequence MVRRTKEEALETRSQILEAAEKAFFERGVARTTLADIATLAGVTRGAIYWHFSNKADLLQAMLDTLQEPLDELARASEREEELDPLGCIRKLLVQLFQQVALDPKTRRINEILFHKCEFTDEMCDLRQQRREVSLDCNVRIVLSLSNAMKRGQLPDDLDPERAAIAIHAYIDGILYQWLLAPDSFSLAGEAERWVDIGLDMLRLSPSLRK; translated from the coding sequence ATGGTCCGTCGTACCAAAGAGGAAGCCCTGGAGACTCGCAGCCAGATACTCGAAGCCGCTGAAAAGGCGTTTTTCGAGCGAGGCGTGGCACGCACGACGCTCGCCGATATCGCAACACTGGCCGGTGTGACGCGCGGCGCCATCTACTGGCACTTCAGCAACAAGGCGGACCTGCTCCAGGCCATGCTCGATACCTTGCAAGAGCCACTCGATGAACTGGCGCGTGCCAGTGAGCGCGAAGAGGAGCTTGATCCGTTGGGCTGCATTCGCAAGCTGTTGGTGCAGTTGTTCCAGCAGGTGGCCCTGGACCCGAAAACCCGCCGCATTAATGAAATTCTGTTCCATAAGTGCGAATTCACCGATGAAATGTGCGATTTGCGCCAGCAACGGCGTGAGGTCAGTCTCGACTGCAATGTGCGCATCGTGCTGTCGTTGAGCAATGCGATGAAGCGCGGTCAACTGCCGGATGACCTGGACCCCGAAAGGGCGGCGATTGCCATCCACGCCTACATCGACGGCATTCTCTACCAATGGCTGCTGGCCCCCGACAGCTTCTCGCTGGCCGGTGAGGCTGAGCGCTGGGTAGACATCGGGCTGGATATGCTGCGCCTGAGCCCCAGCCTACGCAAATGA